One Antiquaquibacter oligotrophicus genomic region harbors:
- a CDS encoding ABC transporter permease — protein sequence MADTTLTASDDMIVAAPATGGTPHRRKLPDGPGKIYVWGPPLLVLAAVIGGWFFISLVVLGERSFLLPPPNEVLGTLLVEKTRNDVITSFLSTAQVALIGLVIASVIGIVWAITMNVARWVERSTFPYAVILQAVPILAIAPVITIWVNDAFWARTIVCVLIALFPMVSNTLFGLQSVDRGHRELFKLQKASRFTVLRKLELPAATPAIFAGLRISAGLAVVGAIVGDFFFQRGVLGLGALMRKYQSRVDNAELLATVLVAVLFGVLVFLLFGLLSKIAVGKWYDN from the coding sequence ATGGCCGACACGACCCTCACCGCATCCGACGACATGATCGTCGCCGCACCGGCAACGGGCGGCACCCCGCACCGCCGCAAGCTTCCGGACGGCCCTGGCAAGATCTACGTCTGGGGCCCGCCGCTCCTGGTCCTCGCGGCCGTCATCGGCGGATGGTTCTTCATCTCGCTCGTTGTGCTCGGCGAGCGCTCGTTCCTGCTCCCCCCTCCCAACGAGGTGCTCGGCACCCTGCTCGTGGAGAAGACCCGCAACGATGTCATCACGTCGTTCCTCAGCACGGCTCAGGTCGCACTCATCGGTCTTGTGATCGCCTCGGTGATCGGCATTGTCTGGGCGATCACCATGAACGTGGCGCGGTGGGTCGAGCGTTCGACGTTCCCCTACGCCGTCATCCTGCAGGCGGTGCCGATCCTCGCCATCGCCCCGGTCATCACCATCTGGGTCAACGACGCGTTCTGGGCCCGCACGATCGTGTGTGTGCTCATCGCGCTGTTCCCCATGGTCTCCAACACGCTCTTCGGTCTGCAGTCGGTCGATCGTGGTCACCGTGAACTGTTCAAGCTGCAGAAGGCGTCCCGTTTCACGGTGCTGCGCAAGCTCGAGCTGCCCGCAGCGACACCCGCGATCTTCGCCGGCCTGCGGATCTCCGCCGGCCTTGCGGTGGTCGGCGCGATCGTCGGTGACTTCTTCTTCCAGCGCGGTGTGCTCGGCCTCGGTGCGCTCATGCGCAAATACCAGAGCCGCGTGGACAACGCGGAGCTTCTCGCCACCGTGCTCGTCGCCGTGCTCTTCGGTGTTCTCGTCTTCCTGCTGTTTGGCCTTCTCTCGAAGATCGCCGTCGGCAAGTGGTACGACAACTGA
- a CDS encoding amidohydrolase family protein has protein sequence MTLLPLPLSQLRNVTLSDGSVCDVELIDDVVRGVRPSEGRPGEVGSSELDLTGFVLLPAAAEPHAHLDKALTWDIINPPAGDLEQAIASWQAYSVEMSVDSIADRARTQALAMLRNGTTAIRTHIDLLLGPAPLRGVEALVRVRDELSELIDIELVALAGWQAPDATVEAALDLGVDLVGGAPHLAPDPLADLRRLVAIADRRGVGIDLHTDESLTNDVTIMEYARLVRGWSRPVSAGHCVRLGTLEQHELDDVITEVLASNIGIISLPITNLYLQGWNHPVSTPRGLTALRALLDAGVRVGAGADNVRDPFNPVGRSDAFETASLLVTAGHLSLEEAWAAVSTGARSVMSLPPAGVSVGSRAELVAVRGSSLSDVVANAPADRFVIHAGRLVSRSHVVTDMALPSRTPLLETR, from the coding sequence AACTGATCGATGACGTTGTCCGCGGGGTGCGACCCTCTGAGGGCCGCCCCGGTGAGGTCGGCTCGAGCGAGTTAGACCTCACCGGCTTTGTGCTTCTTCCCGCTGCCGCGGAGCCTCACGCTCACCTCGACAAGGCGCTCACGTGGGACATCATCAACCCGCCGGCCGGTGACCTCGAGCAGGCGATCGCGTCGTGGCAGGCTTATTCCGTCGAGATGTCGGTCGACTCGATCGCCGACCGTGCCCGCACCCAGGCACTTGCCATGCTCCGCAACGGCACCACGGCCATCCGAACCCATATCGACCTTCTTCTCGGCCCCGCTCCCCTGCGTGGAGTCGAAGCACTCGTGCGCGTCCGGGACGAACTCTCCGAGCTCATCGACATCGAACTTGTCGCCCTCGCCGGTTGGCAGGCGCCGGATGCCACGGTCGAGGCCGCTCTCGACCTGGGTGTCGACCTCGTGGGCGGCGCCCCCCACCTCGCGCCCGACCCTCTCGCCGATCTGCGCCGACTCGTGGCGATCGCGGACCGGCGAGGTGTCGGTATCGACCTCCACACCGATGAGAGCCTCACCAATGACGTGACGATCATGGAGTACGCCCGGCTTGTGCGCGGGTGGTCGCGGCCCGTGTCCGCTGGCCACTGCGTACGCCTCGGAACTCTCGAGCAGCACGAACTCGACGACGTCATCACCGAGGTGCTCGCGAGCAACATCGGCATCATCTCGCTGCCTATCACGAACCTTTACCTGCAGGGCTGGAACCACCCGGTGTCCACTCCGCGCGGCCTGACAGCTCTCCGTGCGCTGCTCGACGCGGGTGTGCGAGTGGGCGCAGGAGCCGACAACGTGCGTGACCCGTTCAACCCGGTTGGCCGTAGCGACGCCTTCGAGACGGCATCCCTGCTCGTGACCGCCGGACATCTTTCGCTCGAGGAAGCATGGGCTGCCGTGAGCACGGGAGCACGTTCGGTCATGTCCCTGCCGCCCGCCGGGGTCTCCGTCGGATCGCGGGCCGAGCTGGTGGCGGTGCGCGGCTCGAGTCTCTCCGACGTCGTGGCAAACGCTCCCGCCGACCGATTTGTCATTCACGCGGGCCGACTCGTCTCCCGCAGCCACGTTGTCACCGACATGGCTCTCCCCTCCCGCACACCCCTACTCGAAACGAGGTGA
- a CDS encoding ABC transporter ATP-binding protein has protein sequence MPTATLTDTLLDFEDVAMTFPDGTVALSGVDLTVKRGEFVTVVGPSGCGKSTLLRIASGLETASHGTAQVNTDRIGYVFQDATLLPWRDVRSNVELLAELNKIPKAERAAKAEEAIQLVGLSGFEKHLPKALSGGMRMRTSLARSLTLEPEIFLFDEPFGALDEITRERLNDELLRLFHEKQFAGLFITHSVSEAVYLSTKVIVMSGRPGHIVDEFEVPFDMPRDPEIRFTAEFGDLVGKVSHALREGHA, from the coding sequence ATGCCGACAGCAACTCTCACCGATACGCTCCTCGATTTCGAGGACGTCGCAATGACCTTCCCCGACGGCACGGTCGCCCTCTCCGGTGTCGATCTCACCGTCAAGCGCGGCGAATTCGTGACCGTCGTCGGCCCGTCCGGTTGTGGCAAGTCGACTCTCCTGCGCATCGCGTCGGGTTTGGAGACGGCATCCCACGGCACCGCCCAGGTCAACACCGACCGCATCGGCTACGTGTTCCAGGATGCGACGCTCCTCCCGTGGCGGGACGTGCGCTCGAACGTCGAACTCCTCGCCGAGCTCAACAAGATCCCGAAAGCGGAACGCGCGGCCAAGGCCGAGGAAGCCATCCAGCTTGTTGGCCTCTCCGGGTTCGAAAAGCATCTCCCCAAGGCGTTGTCGGGCGGTATGCGCATGCGCACGTCGCTCGCTCGCTCGCTCACTCTCGAACCGGAGATCTTCCTCTTCGATGAGCCGTTCGGCGCGCTCGACGAGATCACGCGAGAGCGACTCAACGACGAACTCTTGCGCCTGTTCCATGAGAAGCAGTTCGCCGGACTGTTCATCACGCACTCGGTGTCCGAAGCGGTGTACCTCTCGACGAAGGTCATCGTCATGTCGGGCAGACCGGGACACATCGTGGACGAGTTCGAGGTCCCGTTCGACATGCCGCGTGACCCAGAGATTCGGTTCACGGCGGAGTTCGGGGATCTCGTCGGCAAGGTTTCGCACGCACTGAGAGAAGGGCACGCCTGA
- a CDS encoding SDR family NAD(P)-dependent oxidoreductase, whose protein sequence is MIDTVTPEPRLTGKRVVITGGARGIGGAIAHRFAVEGARVSILDRLAEEGAGLASSLGADFHEVDLLDPVDAERATRAAVDGLGGVDVLVNSAGILRFTPLLELTVKEWNETFSINTRAMLTTMQVCARSMIAAGTGGSIVNLASMAAKKGGAGEGAYPASKAAVVALTRTAALEWGEHGIRANSLCPGYILTDMGAATRTQEKIDLWSSYSPLGRLGEPEDVASVALFLASEDSRYLTGQAINVTGGMVMH, encoded by the coding sequence ATGATCGACACCGTCACGCCCGAGCCAAGGCTCACCGGCAAGCGTGTTGTGATCACGGGTGGGGCCCGCGGTATCGGCGGTGCGATCGCGCATCGTTTCGCGGTCGAGGGTGCTCGGGTGAGCATCCTCGACCGCCTCGCCGAGGAGGGGGCGGGGCTCGCCTCGAGCCTCGGCGCAGACTTCCACGAGGTCGACCTCCTCGACCCCGTCGACGCCGAGCGCGCGACCCGAGCAGCCGTCGACGGCCTCGGTGGCGTCGACGTGCTCGTCAACTCGGCGGGCATTCTCCGCTTCACCCCGCTCCTCGAGCTCACCGTGAAGGAGTGGAACGAGACGTTCTCCATCAACACTCGCGCGATGCTCACAACCATGCAGGTGTGTGCCCGATCGATGATCGCCGCCGGAACGGGCGGCTCCATCGTCAACCTCGCGAGTATGGCGGCCAAAAAGGGCGGAGCGGGCGAAGGCGCCTACCCGGCCTCGAAAGCTGCCGTTGTCGCCCTCACCCGCACGGCCGCCCTCGAGTGGGGTGAGCACGGAATCCGGGCGAACTCACTGTGCCCCGGCTACATCCTCACCGACATGGGCGCCGCGACGCGCACGCAGGAGAAGATCGACCTGTGGTCGAGCTACTCGCCCCTCGGGCGCCTCGGCGAGCCGGAGGATGTCGCATCCGTCGCCCTCTTCCTCGCGAGCGAGGACTCCCGCTATCTCACCGGCCAGGCGATCAACGTCACCGGTGGCATGGTCATGCACTAA
- a CDS encoding FAD-binding oxidoreductase — MNVEALAEELRALLGEAAVSTDLAARERASIDGARLSPVISEQLPLGLADIVAYPPSSELIAATVAAAVRHGVPITPRGKGTGNYGQAIPFEGGLVLDTSRARKILEVGDGYLVAEAGATLVSIELAAGKANQQVLMYPSTANSTIGGFVSGGSGGTGSIKHGMLHEDFVLALDVVHAVPDATLLHLEGKDTEPYIHNYGTAGIIATVTVALEPLQDWRAFYASFDTFEQALSVIRPFADLEPTPRLVSADLPTLAEALPANPAIPAGRASLRAILDAESLEAATALVEGAGGRVEDVREGAQESMKLSMMSYNHPIEWLQKAYPNTYFHVEVAGDALVDRIDEVHAVYPGGMLHIEAQKGRPIGMLAGTYTTADDVWAGFEKLAALGVGFHNPHQWFVDYEPERTAELAKTTDPENLLNPGKLQAKPAVATGSQV; from the coding sequence ATGAACGTCGAAGCACTCGCCGAAGAACTACGCGCATTGCTCGGGGAGGCTGCGGTGAGCACCGACCTCGCGGCCCGGGAGCGGGCATCCATCGACGGGGCGCGACTGTCCCCCGTCATCAGCGAGCAGCTTCCGCTCGGCCTTGCCGACATCGTCGCCTACCCCCCGTCGTCCGAGCTCATCGCGGCAACCGTCGCGGCGGCGGTGCGCCACGGTGTACCGATCACGCCGCGAGGCAAGGGCACGGGCAACTACGGACAGGCGATCCCCTTCGAAGGGGGTCTCGTGCTCGACACGTCGCGCGCACGCAAGATCCTCGAGGTCGGCGACGGGTACCTCGTGGCCGAGGCCGGTGCGACCCTCGTGTCGATCGAGCTCGCGGCCGGCAAGGCGAACCAGCAGGTTCTGATGTATCCGTCGACGGCGAACTCGACCATCGGGGGCTTCGTCTCGGGAGGTTCGGGGGGAACGGGCTCGATCAAGCACGGCATGCTGCACGAGGACTTCGTGCTCGCCCTCGACGTGGTCCACGCGGTTCCGGATGCCACGCTCCTCCACCTCGAGGGCAAGGACACCGAGCCCTACATCCACAACTACGGCACCGCCGGCATCATCGCGACGGTGACGGTCGCCCTCGAGCCGCTGCAGGACTGGCGGGCCTTCTACGCGAGCTTCGACACCTTCGAGCAAGCGCTGTCGGTCATCCGCCCCTTCGCCGACCTCGAGCCCACACCGCGACTGGTCTCCGCCGACCTCCCGACACTCGCGGAGGCGCTTCCCGCCAACCCCGCAATCCCGGCGGGGCGCGCATCCCTGCGGGCGATCCTGGATGCCGAATCCCTCGAGGCCGCGACGGCTCTCGTCGAGGGTGCCGGTGGCCGCGTCGAGGACGTCCGCGAGGGCGCCCAGGAATCCATGAAACTCTCGATGATGAGCTACAACCACCCCATCGAATGGCTCCAGAAGGCCTACCCCAACACTTACTTCCACGTGGAGGTCGCCGGCGACGCGCTCGTCGATCGCATCGACGAGGTGCACGCGGTCTACCCTGGCGGCATGCTCCACATCGAAGCGCAGAAAGGCCGCCCGATCGGCATGCTCGCTGGCACGTATACGACGGCGGATGACGTGTGGGCGGGCTTCGAGAAGCTCGCCGCCCTCGGCGTCGGCTTCCACAACCCGCACCAGTGGTTCGTCGACTACGAGCCCGAGCGCACAGCGGAGCTCGCAAAAACGACCGACCCCGAGAACCTGCTCAACCCCGGCAAGCTGCAGGCCAAACCCGCGGTCGCCACGGGGAGCCAGGTGTGA
- a CDS encoding creatininase family protein produces the protein MIRLLTDLPGPAVATTLTPESIVMLPVGSIEHHGPHLPLSTDLIMADEFSRRIADASDQDVWLLPPLAFTKSDEHDWAVGTVWIGWETLMRTVIEIGESVAKTPARTLVFFNGHGGNIALIQVALREIRRRTGLRTFLMNASVPAGDTEAGFGIHGGHGETSIIMALRPELVSLDDAERWVPDHLAEFDQVKFNGGSVSFGWVSNDFGASGVVGDPTTANAAEGAALVAASVAKGVAALEEIARFRHAPGGEL, from the coding sequence GTGATTCGTCTTCTCACCGATCTACCGGGCCCCGCGGTCGCCACGACACTCACCCCGGAGTCGATCGTCATGCTTCCGGTCGGCTCGATCGAACATCACGGCCCGCACCTGCCACTGTCGACGGACCTCATCATGGCCGACGAGTTCTCGAGGCGCATCGCCGACGCCAGTGACCAGGATGTCTGGCTCCTCCCCCCGCTCGCCTTCACCAAGTCCGACGAGCACGACTGGGCCGTCGGCACGGTCTGGATCGGGTGGGAAACCCTCATGCGCACGGTCATCGAGATCGGTGAGTCGGTTGCGAAAACCCCCGCGCGCACCCTTGTGTTCTTCAACGGGCACGGCGGCAACATCGCGCTCATCCAGGTAGCGCTACGTGAGATCCGTCGCCGCACGGGCCTGCGCACATTCCTCATGAACGCCTCGGTGCCCGCGGGTGACACCGAGGCGGGGTTCGGCATCCACGGCGGACACGGCGAAACGTCGATCATCATGGCTCTGCGCCCGGAACTCGTCTCCCTCGACGACGCCGAGCGGTGGGTGCCAGACCATCTCGCCGAGTTCGATCAGGTGAAGTTCAACGGCGGGTCCGTCTCGTTCGGGTGGGTGTCGAACGACTTCGGTGCCTCTGGAGTGGTGGGCGACCCCACCACGGCGAACGCCGCAGAGGGCGCGGCGTTGGTCGCAGCATCCGTCGCCAAAGGAGTGGCGGCGCTCGAGGAGATCGCGCGATTCCGCCACGCGCCCGGAGGCGAACTGTGA
- a CDS encoding ABC transporter substrate-binding protein: MRTSRTRAIVVAGLTAATLALAACAAPAAEEETGGDLTIGSIDLAAAGCPANIRIATDWFPEAEHGHLYELIGDDYTVETESEYSVTGPLMASGEYTGVDVTVISGGAASSAFLQPDAMMYSDDTIFMGYVGSDEAVVHSGEFPTVGVFAPLEKDPQMIMWDPETLPDVTSIADLGTAGTSIRLFPGGFYIDYFLSEGILKEEQLDYSYDGSPAGFVAANGSVAQQGFASAEPYIYENEIADWGKPVDYQLINDAGYPKYAAVVSVIPENITEYEECLTALVPVLQQASVDYYADPADTNALILDAVETFDTFWVYSQGVADFSVATQQEIGLVGNGPDDTVGNVDYDRVQSLVDIAYGIYADDTEKNITPGLTAEDIFTDKFIDPSIGF; this comes from the coding sequence ATGCGCACATCCCGCACTCGTGCGATCGTCGTGGCCGGCCTCACCGCCGCCACGCTGGCGCTCGCAGCCTGCGCCGCACCGGCAGCGGAGGAGGAGACCGGAGGCGATCTGACGATCGGCTCGATCGATCTCGCCGCCGCCGGCTGCCCCGCCAACATCCGTATCGCCACCGACTGGTTCCCTGAGGCAGAACACGGTCACCTGTACGAGCTCATCGGCGACGACTACACCGTCGAGACCGAGTCCGAGTACTCCGTCACCGGCCCGCTCATGGCCAGCGGCGAGTACACGGGTGTCGACGTGACCGTCATCTCCGGTGGTGCTGCCAGCTCCGCGTTCCTGCAGCCGGACGCCATGATGTACTCCGACGACACCATCTTCATGGGCTACGTCGGCTCCGACGAGGCCGTTGTCCACTCTGGTGAGTTCCCCACGGTCGGTGTCTTCGCGCCGCTCGAGAAGGACCCCCAGATGATCATGTGGGACCCGGAGACGCTTCCGGATGTCACGTCGATCGCCGACCTCGGCACTGCGGGCACGTCGATCCGCCTGTTCCCCGGCGGCTTCTACATCGACTACTTCCTCTCGGAGGGCATCCTCAAGGAGGAGCAGCTCGACTACAGCTACGACGGTTCCCCCGCAGGGTTCGTCGCCGCTAACGGATCCGTCGCCCAGCAGGGCTTCGCTTCGGCCGAGCCCTACATCTACGAGAACGAGATCGCGGACTGGGGCAAGCCCGTCGACTACCAGCTGATCAACGACGCTGGCTACCCGAAGTACGCGGCGGTCGTCTCGGTCATCCCCGAGAACATCACCGAGTACGAGGAGTGCCTCACGGCGCTCGTGCCGGTGCTGCAGCAGGCGAGCGTCGACTACTACGCCGACCCGGCCGACACCAACGCCCTGATCCTCGACGCCGTCGAGACGTTCGACACGTTCTGGGTCTACAGCCAGGGTGTTGCCGACTTCTCGGTCGCAACCCAGCAGGAGATCGGTCTCGTGGGTAACGGACCGGACGACACCGTCGGCAACGTCGACTACGACCGCGTTCAGTCGCTCGTGGACATCGCCTACGGCATCTACGCCGATGACACCGAGAAGAACATCACGCCGGGGCTCACGGCCGAGGACATCTTCACGGACAAGTTCATCGACCCGTCCATCGGCTTCTAG